In a single window of the Cygnus olor isolate bCygOlo1 chromosome 5, bCygOlo1.pri.v2, whole genome shotgun sequence genome:
- the LPXN gene encoding leupaxin isoform X1 — protein MEDLDALLAELEQSSRPASTDYTLLAPSSAEQDTALAGPSAPCSQKPRASAAPKVQLPPRAQPPRKDLETVYSSPVLTPQPLPPSPTPTAAARQLDELLADLGHMQSKLAATGQGAGVPAGPEPSLDHMLGGLTRDLQELGITAAPTGICASCCKPIAGKVLTALGKAWHPEHFTCARCGQELGGQPFFERGGQAYCEEDYHQAFSPRCAYCAGPIREKVLTALDQTWHPEHFFCTHCGKVFGDDGFHERKGKPYCRQDFLALFAPKCQGCERPLTDNYLSALQGVWHPECFVCADCLSGFASGSFFELEGRPYCETHFHQRQGSVCHGCGRPVTGRCVTAAGRKYHPEHFICAYCLGQLHKGSFRERGDKMYCQACHDKLFL, from the exons ATGGAGGATTTGG ATGCtttgctggcagagctggagcagagctccCGGCCGGCCTCCACGGACTACACGCTGCTGGCGCCGAGCTCCGCAGAGCAGGACACAGCCCTGGCTGGGCCCTCGGCCCCCTGCAGCCAAAAGCCACGTGCCTCGGCAGCCCCAAAG GTGCAGCTGCCACCCCGGGCTCAGCCTCCACGCAAGGATTTGGAGACTGTGTACAG cagccccgtgcTGACCCCACAACCGCTGCCCCCCTCGCCCACACCCACGGCGGCTGCCCGGCAGTTGGATGAGCTCCTGGCCGACCTGGGCCACATGCAGAGCAAG CTGGCAGCGACGGGGCAGGGGGCCGGGGTGCCAGCAGGACCCGAGCCCTCCCTGGACCACATGCTGGGCGGCCTCACGCGGGACCTGCAGGAACTGGGCATCACGGCCGCCCCCACCGGCATCTGCGCCTCGTGCTGCAAGCCCATCGCGGGCAAG GTGCTCACGGCCCTGGGCAAAGCCTGGCACCCCGAGCACTTCACCTGCGCCCGCTGCGGGCAGGAGCTGGGCGGGCAGCCCTTCTTCGAGCGGGGCGGGCAGGCGTACTGCGAGGAGGACTACCACCAGGCTTTCTCCCCGCGCTGCGCCTACTGCGCCGGCCCCATCCGTGAG AAAGTCCTCACGGCCCTGGACCAGACCTGGCACCCCGAGCACTTCTTCTGCACCCACTGCGGGAAGGTTTTTGGGGACGATG GTTTCCACGAGCGGAAGGGGAAGCCCTACTGCCGCCAGGACTTCCTGGCCCTCTTCGCCCCCAAGTGCCAGGGCTGTGAGCGGCCCTTGACGGACAACTACCTGTCGGCCCTGCAGGGCGTCTGGCACCCCGAGTGCTTCGTCTGCGCG GATTGCCTGAGCGGCTTTGCCAGCGGCTCCTTCTTCGAGCTGGAGGGCCGGCCCTACTGCGAGACCCACTTCCACCAGCGGCAGGGCAGCGTGTGCCACGGCTGCGGGCGCCCCGTGACGGGCCGCTGCGTGACGGCCGCCGGGCGCAAGTACCACCCCGAGCACTTCATCTGCGCCTACTGCCTGGGCCAGCTGCACAAAGGCTCCTTCCGCGAGCGCGGCGACAAGATGTACTGCCAGGCCTGCCACGACAAGCTCTTCCTCTGA
- the LPXN gene encoding leupaxin isoform X2, with product MEDLDALLAELEQSSRPASTDYTLLAPSSAEQDTALAGPSAPCSQKPRASAAPKVQLPPRAQPPRKDLETVYSPVLTPQPLPPSPTPTAAARQLDELLADLGHMQSKLAATGQGAGVPAGPEPSLDHMLGGLTRDLQELGITAAPTGICASCCKPIAGKVLTALGKAWHPEHFTCARCGQELGGQPFFERGGQAYCEEDYHQAFSPRCAYCAGPIREKVLTALDQTWHPEHFFCTHCGKVFGDDGFHERKGKPYCRQDFLALFAPKCQGCERPLTDNYLSALQGVWHPECFVCADCLSGFASGSFFELEGRPYCETHFHQRQGSVCHGCGRPVTGRCVTAAGRKYHPEHFICAYCLGQLHKGSFRERGDKMYCQACHDKLFL from the exons ATGGAGGATTTGG ATGCtttgctggcagagctggagcagagctccCGGCCGGCCTCCACGGACTACACGCTGCTGGCGCCGAGCTCCGCAGAGCAGGACACAGCCCTGGCTGGGCCCTCGGCCCCCTGCAGCCAAAAGCCACGTGCCTCGGCAGCCCCAAAG GTGCAGCTGCCACCCCGGGCTCAGCCTCCACGCAAGGATTTGGAGACTGTGTACAG ccccgtgcTGACCCCACAACCGCTGCCCCCCTCGCCCACACCCACGGCGGCTGCCCGGCAGTTGGATGAGCTCCTGGCCGACCTGGGCCACATGCAGAGCAAG CTGGCAGCGACGGGGCAGGGGGCCGGGGTGCCAGCAGGACCCGAGCCCTCCCTGGACCACATGCTGGGCGGCCTCACGCGGGACCTGCAGGAACTGGGCATCACGGCCGCCCCCACCGGCATCTGCGCCTCGTGCTGCAAGCCCATCGCGGGCAAG GTGCTCACGGCCCTGGGCAAAGCCTGGCACCCCGAGCACTTCACCTGCGCCCGCTGCGGGCAGGAGCTGGGCGGGCAGCCCTTCTTCGAGCGGGGCGGGCAGGCGTACTGCGAGGAGGACTACCACCAGGCTTTCTCCCCGCGCTGCGCCTACTGCGCCGGCCCCATCCGTGAG AAAGTCCTCACGGCCCTGGACCAGACCTGGCACCCCGAGCACTTCTTCTGCACCCACTGCGGGAAGGTTTTTGGGGACGATG GTTTCCACGAGCGGAAGGGGAAGCCCTACTGCCGCCAGGACTTCCTGGCCCTCTTCGCCCCCAAGTGCCAGGGCTGTGAGCGGCCCTTGACGGACAACTACCTGTCGGCCCTGCAGGGCGTCTGGCACCCCGAGTGCTTCGTCTGCGCG GATTGCCTGAGCGGCTTTGCCAGCGGCTCCTTCTTCGAGCTGGAGGGCCGGCCCTACTGCGAGACCCACTTCCACCAGCGGCAGGGCAGCGTGTGCCACGGCTGCGGGCGCCCCGTGACGGGCCGCTGCGTGACGGCCGCCGGGCGCAAGTACCACCCCGAGCACTTCATCTGCGCCTACTGCCTGGGCCAGCTGCACAAAGGCTCCTTCCGCGAGCGCGGCGACAAGATGTACTGCCAGGCCTGCCACGACAAGCTCTTCCTCTGA